One region of Acidovorax sp. T1 genomic DNA includes:
- a CDS encoding YceD family protein — MTKEFSPDRLDVKAFAQAGGQLSGHDSLLKYERLSQEAKSLHPDLRVDWTATGEVRTALGGIGQVWLHVQAQATFPMECQRCLTPVDVPLAVERSFRFVADEATAEALDDESEEDLLALSREFDLSELIEDELLMALPVVPRHDECPTAVPLASSDDDFEAASAEKPNPFAALASLRKEEKGQ, encoded by the coding sequence ATGACCAAGGAATTCTCCCCCGATCGGCTCGACGTCAAGGCTTTTGCGCAGGCGGGCGGGCAGCTGTCCGGGCATGACTCGCTGCTGAAATACGAGCGCTTGTCCCAGGAGGCCAAGAGCCTGCATCCCGATCTGCGCGTGGACTGGACGGCCACGGGTGAAGTACGCACTGCGCTGGGCGGCATTGGGCAGGTGTGGCTGCATGTGCAAGCGCAGGCCACCTTTCCCATGGAATGCCAGCGCTGCCTGACACCGGTGGATGTGCCGTTGGCCGTGGAGCGGTCTTTCCGTTTTGTGGCCGATGAAGCCACGGCCGAGGCGCTCGACGATGAGAGCGAGGAAGATCTGCTGGCCCTGAGCCGCGAGTTCGATCTGTCCGAACTGATCGAGGATGAGTTGCTGATGGCCCTGCCTGTGGTGCCCCGCCACGATGAGTGCCCCACCGCCGTGCCGCTGGCCTCCAGCGACGACGATTTCGAGGCCGCCAGTGCCGAAAAGCCCAACCCCTTTGCTGCGCTGGCCAGCCTGCGCAAAGAAGAAAAGGGACAGTAA
- the rpmF gene encoding 50S ribosomal protein L32 — protein MAVQQNKKSPSKRGMHRSHNALNVPGIAVEPTTGETHLRHHISPNGFYRGRQVLKNKSEA, from the coding sequence ATGGCCGTTCAGCAAAACAAAAAGTCCCCTTCCAAGCGCGGCATGCACCGCTCGCACAATGCCCTGAACGTGCCGGGCATTGCCGTGGAGCCCACCACCGGTGAAACGCATCTGCGCCACCACATCAGCCCCAACGGTTTCTACCGTGGCCGCCAGGTGCTGAAAAACAAGTCTGAAGCCTGA
- a CDS encoding Rieske (2Fe-2S) protein: MTTTDSIAIALCRSADLQERHLAVPFDVVYAGQTCRAFAIRFEGRPHAFLNRCTHVAMEMDYQPDRFFDDTGQWLLCATHGAAYRPDTGACVGGPCRGGLVKIALSEVDGVVHWHTAYNLQPVEF; encoded by the coding sequence ATGACCACCACCGATTCCATCGCCATTGCGCTGTGCCGCAGCGCCGATCTGCAGGAGCGCCACCTGGCCGTGCCCTTTGACGTGGTGTATGCCGGGCAGACCTGCCGGGCCTTTGCCATCCGCTTCGAGGGGCGGCCCCACGCCTTTCTGAACCGGTGCACCCATGTGGCCATGGAGATGGACTACCAGCCCGACCGTTTTTTCGATGACACCGGCCAGTGGCTGCTCTGCGCCACCCACGGCGCGGCCTACCGGCCAGACACCGGCGCGTGCGTGGGCGGCCCCTGCCGCGGCGGGCTGGTGAAAATTGCCCTGTCCGAAGTGGACGGGGTGGTGCACTGGCATACTGCCTACAACCTGCAACCTGTTGAGTTCTGA
- a CDS encoding HAD family hydrolase, translating into MRPTARPRRFDLIAFDWDGTLFDSTAIIVRSIQEAVRDVGGTVPTDQAAAYVIGMALTQALAHAAPDVPPEKYPELNNRYRFHYLQHQDDLSLFAGVLPLLADLRAQGHLLAVATGKSRRGLDEALHSVQLKGVFDSSRTADETAGKPHPLMLQELMAELDVAPERLLMVGDTTHDLQMALSAGCASVGVSYGAHEPEAFEALNPLHVAHSVRDLHDWLLSHA; encoded by the coding sequence ATGCGCCCCACCGCCCGCCCGCGCCGCTTTGACCTGATCGCCTTTGACTGGGACGGCACCCTGTTCGACTCCACGGCCATCATCGTGCGCAGCATCCAGGAGGCGGTGCGCGACGTGGGCGGCACCGTGCCCACCGACCAGGCCGCCGCCTATGTGATCGGCATGGCGCTCACCCAGGCGCTGGCCCATGCGGCGCCCGATGTGCCGCCTGAAAAATACCCCGAGCTGAACAACCGCTACCGTTTCCACTATTTGCAGCACCAGGATGACCTGAGCCTGTTTGCCGGCGTGCTGCCCCTGCTGGCCGACCTGCGGGCGCAAGGCCACCTGCTGGCCGTGGCCACCGGCAAAAGCCGCCGGGGCCTGGACGAGGCGCTGCACTCGGTGCAGCTCAAGGGCGTTTTCGACAGCTCCCGCACCGCCGACGAAACCGCTGGCAAACCCCATCCGCTGATGCTGCAGGAACTGATGGCCGAATTGGATGTGGCGCCCGAGCGCCTGCTCATGGTTGGCGACACCACCCACGACCTGCAGATGGCGCTGTCGGCCGGTTGTGCCAGCGTGGGCGTGAGTTACGGCGCCCATGAACCTGAGGCCTTTGAAGCGCTGAACCCCTTGCATGTGGCCCATTCGGTGCGCGATTTGCACGACTGGCTGCTGTCCCATGCCTGA
- a CDS encoding RluA family pseudouridine synthase, giving the protein MKHIIGAKPPSDRLPVASAPAARLVEVDEDSAGQRLDNFLIRQLKGVPKTHVYRIIRSGEVRINKGRVNADTRVAAGDVVRLPPVRISDKVAEKAERPAPAREFPILLEDEHLIALDKPAGVAVHGGSGVSFGVIEQLRQARPQARFLELVHRLDRETSGILLVAKKRSALTHLQDQFRERETGKTYLALVTGAWPANKKVIDLPLHKYLQAGPEGTAGAGERRVRVTTADDPDGMRSITLVKVRQLLPARAAQGLPAMSLLEVTIKTGRTHQIRVHLASQGHPIVGDDKYGDFDLNKRLQKLGMRRMFLHAWRLQFTHPASGERVQLNAELPPELVDFIPTA; this is encoded by the coding sequence GTGAAACACATTATAGGGGCCAAACCGCCATCCGACCGTCTCCCGGTCGCTTCCGCTCCCGCAGCGCGCCTGGTGGAGGTCGACGAAGACTCCGCCGGCCAGCGCCTGGACAACTTTTTGATACGCCAGCTCAAGGGCGTGCCCAAAACCCATGTCTATCGCATCATCCGCAGCGGCGAGGTGCGCATCAACAAAGGCCGGGTCAACGCAGACACCCGTGTGGCGGCGGGCGATGTGGTGCGCCTGCCTCCCGTGCGCATTTCCGACAAGGTGGCCGAGAAGGCCGAACGGCCCGCACCAGCGCGCGAATTTCCCATCCTGCTCGAAGACGAGCACCTGATCGCCCTGGACAAACCCGCTGGCGTGGCGGTGCACGGTGGCAGCGGGGTGAGCTTTGGCGTGATCGAGCAACTGCGCCAGGCGCGGCCGCAGGCCCGGTTCCTGGAACTCGTGCACCGGCTGGACCGCGAAACCTCGGGCATCCTGCTGGTGGCCAAGAAGCGGTCGGCGCTCACGCACTTGCAAGACCAGTTCCGTGAACGCGAAACCGGCAAAACCTATCTGGCGCTGGTGACGGGCGCCTGGCCCGCCAACAAGAAGGTGATCGACCTGCCGCTGCACAAATACCTGCAGGCGGGGCCGGAAGGCACCGCCGGTGCTGGCGAGCGCCGCGTGCGCGTGACCACCGCCGACGACCCGGACGGCATGCGCTCCATCACGCTGGTCAAGGTGCGGCAGTTGCTGCCCGCGCGTGCGGCGCAAGGCCTGCCCGCCATGAGCCTGTTGGAGGTGACCATCAAGACCGGCCGCACGCACCAGATCCGTGTGCACCTGGCCAGCCAGGGCCACCCCATCGTGGGGGACGACAAATATGGCGACTTCGATCTCAACAAACGCCTGCAGAAGCTGGGGATGCGGCGCATGTTCCTGCATGCCTGGCGGTTACAGTTCACGCACCCGGCCAGCGGCGAACGCGTGCAACTGAACGCTGAACTGCCGCCGGAGCTTGTCGATTTCATTCCAACCGCCTGA
- a CDS encoding SAM-dependent methyltransferase codes for MSTRPATPLDAPGNTAVNGTLYLVPAPLDFGCDTQVPLQDALPDGTLKTAARLSHWICENAKSTRAYLKRIEPLHPLAASLQQQTITELPREVHKKGDHGDKGSAPFDARPLLAAALLGHDMGLISEAGMPAVADPGSSVVRAAHDLGIPVVPLVGPVSLLLALAASGLNGQNFAFTGYLPQDAQERTQRIRELESLALKTGQTQLFIETPYRNAALWQALVQTLQPHTRLALAGGLTLPQVQIRSQLVRQWRQQAVPTDNRTPVVFAFGR; via the coding sequence ATGAGCACACGCCCCGCCACCCCGCTGGACGCGCCCGGCAACACCGCCGTCAACGGCACGCTGTACCTGGTGCCCGCGCCGCTCGACTTTGGCTGCGACACCCAGGTGCCGCTGCAGGACGCACTGCCCGACGGCACATTGAAAACGGCCGCCCGCCTGTCGCACTGGATCTGCGAGAACGCCAAGAGCACGCGCGCCTACCTCAAGCGCATCGAGCCCCTGCACCCGCTGGCCGCATCGCTGCAGCAACAAACCATCACCGAGCTACCACGCGAGGTGCACAAGAAAGGCGACCACGGCGACAAGGGATCGGCCCCATTCGACGCCCGCCCGCTGCTGGCCGCCGCCCTGTTGGGGCACGACATGGGCCTGATCAGCGAAGCCGGCATGCCCGCCGTGGCCGACCCGGGCTCGTCTGTGGTGCGCGCCGCGCACGACCTCGGCATTCCGGTAGTGCCGTTGGTGGGCCCCGTCTCGCTGCTGCTGGCGCTGGCCGCCAGCGGCCTCAATGGCCAGAACTTCGCCTTCACCGGCTACCTGCCGCAAGACGCGCAGGAGCGCACCCAGCGCATCCGCGAGCTGGAATCGCTGGCGCTCAAGACAGGGCAAACCCAGCTCTTTATTGAAACGCCCTACCGCAACGCAGCGCTGTGGCAGGCCCTGGTGCAGACGCTGCAGCCCCACACGCGGCTGGCATTGGCGGGGGGGCTGACCTTGCCCCAGGTGCAGATTCGCAGCCAGCTGGTGCGCCAGTGGCGCCAGCAGGCGGTGCCCACGGACAACCGCACGCCGGTGGTGTTTGCGTTTGGCCGATAG
- a CDS encoding Rne/Rng family ribonuclease: protein MKRMLINATQPEERRLAIVDGQKLLDYEIEIEGREQRKGNIYKAVVTRVEPSLEACFVDYGEDRHGFLPFKEISRSYFAPGVSPSQARINEVIKEGQELLVQVEKEERGNKGAALTTFVSLAGRYVVLMPNNPRGGGVSRRIEGEDRAELKEAMDQLEYPNGMSIIARTAGIGRSAPELQWDLNYLLKLWNAIDGAAKGGKGAFLIYQESSLVIRAIRDYFNNDIGDILIDTDDIYEQAQQFMAHVMPEHAARVKRYRDDAALFSRFQIEHQIESAYARTVQLPSGGAIVIDHTEALVSVDVNSARAIKGGDIEETATRTNLEAADEVARQMRLRDLGGLIVIDFIDMDESKNRREVENRLRDALRQDRARVQFGTISKFGLMEMSRQRLKPALSEGSSIPCPRCGGSGHIRDTESSALQILRIIQEESMKDNTAAVHCQVPVEVASFLLNEKRTEIAKIELKQRVAVLMVPNKTLETPNYRLERLKHDDPRLDHIEASYKLAEEVEDPTAVTRRSQEPTNKQTPVIKGVLPDAPAPIAEPRPEGAARPPRAGQRPAAAAPAQAAAPAAPAAPRAPAAPQEPGFFGWLKRLFGWGDTPASAPAAAPAPAAAPAEAGTRGEPRRDGRNGEGRGRRGERGERSAGRDGNREGGARDANREGTGEGRGRRGERPTEGRAPRDGESRAPRDAEGRTPRDGEGRAPRGEGEGRNGREGRESGRSRRDAEPRNNAAGADTDNAAAQTAIQAQVVGPNGHGAEAAGAQPRSERGPRRDRGEGQGRRERGERPERGERPPRAAEAPQDTGAPAADFADTAPLASLPDLDLTVNDTAPASDERRERRSRDRYGRDRRERGERAPRGAVEPAAPTMMEFDATAPVAAPVADGQEEPARRSYFNAAPTASTSAPAPAPVPAATPVAAPTPAPEQAHAETVVQATAPAPAPVAAPAPVAAAPVAVAPKAAPVAAPAPAAAPAAQGMPRVQGFTLPLDDLQQVAAASGLQWVNSDAEKIAAVQAAIAAEPQPIRVPRERPPAVVLDEGPLVLVETRRDLSAMTLPFEQPPAA, encoded by the coding sequence ATGAAGCGGATGCTCATCAACGCCACGCAGCCCGAAGAACGCCGCCTGGCCATCGTCGACGGACAAAAGCTCCTCGACTACGAAATCGAAATCGAAGGGCGCGAACAGCGCAAGGGCAATATCTACAAGGCCGTCGTCACGCGCGTCGAGCCCTCGCTGGAAGCCTGTTTTGTGGATTACGGCGAAGACCGCCACGGCTTCCTGCCGTTCAAGGAAATCTCGCGCAGCTACTTCGCCCCCGGTGTCTCGCCCAGCCAGGCGCGCATCAATGAAGTGATCAAGGAAGGCCAGGAGTTGCTGGTCCAGGTCGAAAAGGAAGAACGCGGCAACAAGGGCGCTGCCCTGACCACCTTCGTCTCGCTGGCTGGCCGCTATGTGGTGCTGATGCCCAACAACCCCCGTGGCGGTGGCGTTTCGCGCCGCATCGAGGGCGAGGACCGCGCCGAGCTCAAGGAGGCGATGGACCAGCTGGAATACCCCAACGGCATGTCCATCATCGCGCGCACGGCCGGCATCGGCCGCAGCGCGCCCGAGCTGCAGTGGGACCTGAACTACCTGCTGAAATTGTGGAACGCCATCGACGGCGCCGCCAAGGGTGGCAAGGGCGCCTTCCTGATCTACCAGGAATCGAGCCTGGTGATCCGCGCGATCCGCGACTACTTCAACAACGACATCGGTGACATCCTCATCGATACCGACGACATCTACGAACAGGCGCAGCAGTTCATGGCGCACGTCATGCCCGAGCATGCCGCCCGCGTCAAGCGCTACCGCGATGACGCCGCCCTGTTCAGCCGCTTCCAGATCGAGCACCAGATCGAGTCGGCCTACGCCCGCACCGTGCAGCTGCCCTCGGGCGGCGCCATCGTGATCGACCACACCGAAGCGCTGGTGAGCGTGGACGTGAACTCGGCCCGCGCCATCAAGGGCGGCGACATCGAGGAAACCGCCACGCGCACGAACCTGGAAGCCGCCGACGAGGTGGCCCGCCAGATGCGCCTGCGCGACCTGGGCGGCCTGATCGTGATCGACTTCATCGACATGGATGAGAGCAAGAACCGCCGCGAAGTGGAAAACCGCCTGCGCGACGCGCTGCGCCAGGACCGCGCCCGCGTGCAGTTCGGCACCATCAGCAAGTTCGGTCTCATGGAAATGAGCCGCCAGCGCCTCAAGCCCGCCTTGAGCGAAGGCTCGTCCATCCCCTGCCCCCGCTGCGGCGGCTCGGGCCACATCCGCGACACCGAATCGTCGGCCCTGCAGATCCTGCGCATCATTCAGGAAGAATCGATGAAGGACAACACGGCCGCTGTGCACTGCCAGGTGCCGGTGGAAGTGGCCAGTTTCCTGCTCAACGAAAAGCGCACCGAAATCGCCAAGATCGAACTCAAGCAGCGCGTGGCCGTGCTGATGGTGCCCAACAAGACGCTGGAAACCCCCAACTACCGCCTGGAACGCCTCAAGCACGACGACCCGCGCCTCGATCACATCGAAGCCAGCTACAAGCTCGCCGAGGAAGTGGAAGACCCCACGGCCGTGACGCGCCGCTCGCAAGAGCCCACCAACAAGCAAACGCCGGTGATCAAGGGTGTGCTGCCCGATGCACCCGCGCCCATCGCCGAACCGCGCCCCGAAGGCGCTGCACGCCCACCGCGCGCGGGCCAGCGCCCTGCGGCTGCGGCCCCTGCGCAAGCCGCCGCACCGGCAGCTCCTGCAGCACCCCGTGCCCCGGCCGCGCCGCAGGAACCAGGTTTCTTCGGCTGGCTCAAGCGCCTGTTTGGCTGGGGTGACACGCCGGCATCCGCGCCGGCTGCCGCCCCCGCACCTGCCGCAGCGCCCGCCGAAGCCGGCACGCGCGGTGAACCCCGCCGCGATGGCCGCAATGGCGAAGGCCGTGGCCGCCGTGGTGAGCGCGGTGAACGCAGCGCCGGCCGCGACGGCAACCGCGAAGGCGGCGCCCGTGATGCCAACCGCGAAGGCACCGGCGAAGGCCGTGGCCGCCGTGGCGAGCGCCCGACCGAAGGCCGTGCCCCACGCGACGGCGAAAGCCGGGCACCGCGTGACGCGGAAGGCCGCACCCCGCGCGATGGCGAAGGCCGTGCGCCCCGTGGCGAAGGCGAAGGCCGCAACGGCCGCGAAGGCCGCGAAAGCGGCCGTAGCCGCCGCGATGCCGAGCCCCGCAACAACGCTGCCGGCGCCGACACCGACAACGCCGCCGCCCAGACCGCCATCCAGGCGCAAGTGGTCGGCCCGAACGGCCATGGTGCCGAGGCGGCTGGCGCCCAGCCGCGCAGCGAACGCGGCCCCCGCCGTGACCGCGGCGAAGGCCAGGGTCGCCGTGAACGTGGCGAGCGCCCAGAGCGCGGCGAACGCCCACCGCGCGCAGCAGAAGCCCCGCAAGACACCGGCGCCCCCGCCGCCGACTTTGCGGACACAGCCCCGCTGGCATCGCTGCCCGACCTGGACCTGACCGTCAACGACACCGCGCCGGCCAGCGATGAGCGCCGTGAGCGCCGTTCACGCGACCGTTATGGCCGCGACCGGCGCGAGCGCGGTGAACGCGCCCCCCGCGGCGCAGTGGAACCCGCCGCACCCACGATGATGGAGTTCGACGCCACGGCCCCGGTGGCCGCGCCAGTGGCCGATGGCCAGGAAGAGCCCGCACGCCGCAGCTACTTCAACGCGGCCCCCACGGCATCTACCTCTGCACCTGCCCCGGCTCCCGTGCCCGCAGCCACCCCGGTCGCGGCGCCCACACCGGCACCCGAGCAGGCCCACGCCGAAACCGTGGTGCAAGCCACGGCCCCTGCGCCTGCGCCAGTTGCAGCACCGGCACCCGTGGCCGCTGCGCCCGTGGCTGTGGCTCCAAAGGCCGCACCCGTGGCGGCACCGGCACCTGCCGCAGCGCCTGCCGCACAGGGCATGCCCCGCGTCCAGGGCTTCACGCTGCCGCTGGATGACTTGCAGCAGGTGGCCGCTGCGTCGGGCCTGCAATGGGTGAATTCGGATGCAGAGAAAATCGCCGCCGTGCAGGCCGCGATCGCCGCCGAGCCGCAACCCATCCGCGTGCCGCGCGAGCGTCCGCCCGCCGTGGTGCTGGACGAAGGCCCGCTGGTGCTGGTGGAAACCCGCCGCGACCTGTCGGCCATGACGCTGCCGTTTGAGCAGCCCCCTGCTGCCTGA
- a CDS encoding Maf family nucleotide pyrophosphatase: MHPSSHPQRPLVLGSTSRYRHELLSRLNLPFAVAAPEVDETPLAAETPRALALRLALAKAHAVARQHPQAVVIGSDQVADLGGQPLGKPGTHERAVVQLRQMRGQTVVFQTAVAVVCAATGFEQVDLAPVEVRFRMLTDEEIERYLRAEEPYDCAGSAKSEGLGIALLDAIHSDDPTALIGLPLIRTCRMLRAAGMVLP, from the coding sequence ATGCATCCATCTTCCCACCCGCAACGCCCCCTGGTATTGGGCTCCACTTCGCGTTACCGCCACGAACTGCTGTCGCGGCTGAACCTGCCTTTCGCGGTGGCAGCCCCAGAGGTTGACGAAACCCCGCTCGCGGCAGAAACGCCCCGCGCCCTGGCCCTGCGCCTGGCCCTGGCCAAGGCCCACGCTGTGGCCCGCCAGCACCCACAAGCGGTGGTGATCGGTTCGGACCAGGTGGCCGACCTGGGCGGCCAGCCACTGGGCAAGCCCGGCACGCACGAGCGCGCGGTGGTCCAGTTGCGCCAGATGCGCGGCCAGACCGTGGTCTTTCAGACGGCGGTGGCGGTGGTCTGTGCCGCCACGGGGTTCGAGCAGGTGGATCTGGCGCCGGTCGAGGTGCGCTTTCGCATGCTGACCGACGAAGAAATCGAACGCTATCTGCGCGCCGAAGAACCCTACGATTGCGCGGGCAGCGCCAAAAGCGAAGGCCTGGGCATTGCACTGCTCGATGCCATCCACAGCGACGACCCCACCGCCCTGATTGGCCTGCCGCTGATCCGCACCTGCCGCATGCTGCGCGCCGCCGGGATGGTTTTGCCATGA
- a CDS encoding S49 family peptidase has protein sequence MTDPTRTEPTGSGKNPPQAPDLWAQQATNSGAKVSDSSREPGWERATLEKLAFSVLNEQRSARRWKIFFRLTWLLVALLVAWAALYQNTSGTSKTAPHTAVVDIKGEIASGAEASAELVVAAMRSALEDEGSQALVLLINSPGGSPVQAGIINDEIVRLKAKHNKPVYAVVEETCASAAYYIAAAADEIFVDKASIVGSIGVLMDGFGFTGTMEKLGVERRLLTAGENKGFLDPFSPQTEKQREYALTMLDQIHQQFIGVVKAGRGDRLKPTPETFSGLFWTGQQAIEMGLADKLGSLDFVAREVVKAEDIIDYTRRENVAERLAKRFGAAMGVGAAKALAASAAPQLR, from the coding sequence ATGACCGACCCCACCCGCACCGAGCCCACGGGTTCTGGGAAAAATCCACCGCAAGCGCCCGATCTGTGGGCGCAGCAAGCTACAAATTCGGGAGCAAAAGTGAGCGATTCATCGCGTGAACCCGGTTGGGAGCGCGCCACGCTGGAAAAGCTGGCGTTCTCGGTCCTCAATGAGCAGCGCAGTGCCCGCCGCTGGAAGATCTTCTTTCGCCTGACCTGGCTGCTGGTGGCACTGCTGGTGGCCTGGGCGGCCCTGTACCAGAACACCAGCGGCACCAGCAAAACGGCGCCGCACACCGCAGTGGTGGACATCAAGGGCGAAATCGCCTCCGGCGCCGAAGCCAGCGCCGAGCTGGTGGTGGCGGCCATGCGCAGCGCCCTGGAGGACGAAGGCTCGCAGGCGCTGGTGCTGCTGATCAACTCCCCCGGCGGCAGCCCGGTGCAGGCCGGCATCATCAATGACGAAATCGTGCGCCTGAAGGCCAAGCACAACAAGCCCGTGTATGCGGTGGTGGAAGAGACCTGCGCCTCGGCCGCCTATTACATTGCCGCGGCGGCCGACGAAATCTTTGTGGACAAGGCCAGCATCGTGGGCAGCATTGGCGTGCTGATGGATGGTTTCGGCTTCACGGGCACCATGGAAAAACTGGGCGTGGAGCGCCGCCTGCTCACCGCCGGCGAGAACAAGGGCTTTCTTGACCCCTTCAGCCCACAGACGGAAAAACAGCGCGAATACGCCCTGACCATGCTCGATCAGATCCACCAGCAGTTCATTGGCGTGGTGAAGGCCGGGCGGGGCGACCGCTTGAAGCCCACGCCAGAAACCTTCAGCGGCCTGTTCTGGACGGGCCAGCAGGCCATCGAGATGGGCCTGGCCGACAAACTGGGCAGCCTCGACTTTGTGGCGCGCGAAGTGGTCAAGGCCGAAGACATCATCGACTACACGCGCCGCGAAAACGTGGCCGAACGCCTGGCCAAGCGTTTCGGCGCGGCGATGGGCGTGGGTGCGGCCAAGGCCCTGGCGGCCAGCGCAGCTCCGCAATTGCGTTGA
- a CDS encoding beta-ketoacyl-ACP synthase III produces the protein MRRYSRITGTGSYLPPRRVTNADLVAELAQSGIETSDEWIVERTGIRARHFAAPDVTCSDLGLEAAKRALEAAGCQPQDIDLIIVATSTPDMVFPSAACILQNKLGANGCPAFDVQAVCSGFVYALTVADAMIQTGTAKRALVVGAEVFSRILDFKDRTTCVLFGDGAGAVVLEASDTPGILASDLHADGRYVDILCVPGSVSGGAVLGDPVLKMDGQAVFKLAVGVLDKAARATLAKANLTEADIDWLVPHQANIRIMQSTAKKLKLSMDKVVVTVDQHGNTSAASIPLALDHAVRSGQVKKGETLLLEGVGGGFTWGAVLLKL, from the coding sequence ATGAGACGCTATTCCCGCATTACCGGCACCGGCAGCTATCTGCCCCCTCGCCGGGTGACCAACGCCGATCTGGTGGCCGAACTGGCACAGAGCGGTATCGAAACCTCCGACGAATGGATCGTGGAGCGCACCGGAATCCGGGCGCGCCACTTTGCGGCGCCGGATGTGACTTGCAGCGACCTGGGCCTGGAGGCGGCCAAGAGGGCGCTGGAGGCCGCAGGCTGCCAGCCGCAAGACATCGACCTGATCATCGTCGCCACCTCCACGCCCGACATGGTGTTTCCTTCGGCGGCCTGCATCTTGCAGAACAAGTTGGGTGCCAATGGGTGCCCCGCGTTTGATGTGCAGGCCGTGTGCAGCGGCTTCGTCTATGCCCTCACGGTGGCCGATGCCATGATCCAGACCGGCACCGCCAAGCGCGCGCTGGTGGTGGGAGCCGAGGTCTTCAGCCGCATTCTGGATTTCAAGGACCGCACCACCTGTGTGCTGTTTGGCGATGGCGCGGGCGCGGTGGTGCTGGAAGCTTCGGACACGCCCGGCATCCTGGCCAGCGACCTGCATGCCGATGGCCGGTATGTCGATATTCTGTGTGTGCCGGGCAGTGTATCGGGCGGCGCGGTGCTGGGTGATCCCGTGCTCAAGATGGATGGCCAGGCCGTGTTCAAGCTGGCGGTGGGCGTGCTCGACAAAGCCGCCCGCGCCACGCTGGCCAAGGCCAACCTGACCGAGGCCGACATCGACTGGCTGGTCCCGCACCAGGCCAATATCCGCATCATGCAGAGCACCGCCAAAAAACTGAAGCTGTCCATGGACAAGGTGGTGGTCACGGTGGACCAGCATGGCAATACGTCGGCCGCGTCGATTCCGCTGGCGCTGGACCACGCGGTGCGCTCGGGCCAGGTCAAGAAGGGTGAAACCCTGCTGCTCGAAGGAGTCGGGGGTGGTTTCACCTGGGGTGCTGTGCTCCTGAAGTTATAG
- the plsX gene encoding phosphate acyltransferase PlsX, translating to MITLAVDCMGGDHGPRVTLAACRQFLDNHPDAHLLLVGLKDSLQSFSHERATVVPATEVVAMDDPVEIALRRKKDSSMRVAIQQVKDGTAAAAVSAGNTGALMAIARYILKTLDGIDRPAIATQMPNAQGGATTVLDLGANVDCSAEHLLQFAVMGSALVSVLKGVEEPTVGLLNIGEEIIKGSEVIKKAGELLRSAANSGDLNFYGNVEGNDIFKGTVDIVVCDGFVGNVALKASEGVASMVVGGLKREFSRNIFTKAAAIFAYPVLKALMNRMDYRRYNGAALLGLRGLVFKSHGSADIMAFEQALNRAYDAARNNLLDRVRTRIAHAAPLLVPAAAQSAPGASATTH from the coding sequence ATGATCACACTGGCTGTTGACTGCATGGGGGGCGACCACGGCCCCCGCGTCACGCTCGCGGCGTGCCGTCAGTTCCTCGACAATCATCCCGATGCCCATCTGCTGCTGGTCGGCCTGAAGGACAGTCTGCAATCCTTCTCGCACGAGCGCGCCACCGTGGTGCCGGCCACCGAAGTGGTCGCCATGGACGACCCGGTGGAGATTGCCCTGCGCCGCAAGAAGGACTCGTCCATGCGCGTTGCCATCCAGCAGGTCAAGGATGGCACGGCTGCCGCGGCGGTTTCCGCCGGCAATACGGGTGCCCTGATGGCCATTGCCCGCTATATCCTCAAGACGCTCGATGGCATTGACCGTCCGGCCATTGCCACCCAGATGCCCAACGCCCAGGGAGGCGCCACCACCGTGCTTGATCTGGGTGCCAATGTGGACTGCTCGGCCGAGCATTTGCTGCAGTTTGCCGTCATGGGCTCGGCGCTCGTGTCGGTGCTCAAGGGTGTTGAAGAGCCCACCGTAGGCTTGCTCAATATTGGTGAAGAAATCATCAAAGGCAGTGAAGTCATCAAAAAAGCGGGCGAACTCCTGCGATCTGCTGCGAATTCTGGTGATCTGAATTTTTACGGCAATGTCGAAGGCAATGACATCTTCAAAGGCACTGTGGACATCGTGGTGTGTGACGGTTTTGTGGGCAATGTCGCATTGAAGGCCAGCGAAGGCGTGGCATCCATGGTGGTGGGCGGGCTCAAGCGCGAGTTTTCACGCAACATCTTCACCAAGGCTGCTGCCATCTTTGCCTATCCGGTTCTTAAAGCGCTCATGAATCGCATGGACTACCGGCGTTACAACGGCGCGGCGCTGTTGGGTCTGCGCGGCCTGGTGTTCAAGAGCCACGGTTCGGCTGACATCATGGCCTTCGAGCAGGCATTGAACCGGGCGTATGATGCAGCCCGCAACAACCTGCTCGATCGTGTCCGGACCCGGATTGCGCATGCGGCGCCCCTGCTGGTGCCTGCTGCGGCCCAGTCTGCGCCCGGTGCTTCAGCGACAACCCATTGA